DNA sequence from the Cohnella herbarum genome:
CGTGAAGGCCGTTCCGCGGGGGCGCGACGAAATCGGGATGCTGGCCGTTCGGTTTAACATGATGGTTTCCCGGATCAACGAGTTGATCACGAACGTCTCCGACGAAAGACTCGCCAAGCAGCAAGCGGAATATTCGGTGCTTCTGGCCCAGATCAATCCTCATTTTCTGTATAACACGTTAGGCACGATTCGTTGGTTTTCCCATAGCCGGGGGCAGAGCGAGATCGAAAGAATGATAAGCGCGTTGACGGGCCTGCTGAAATCTTCGATTCGCGGCGCCGGGGAATTCCATAGGTTCTCGGAGGAAATGGATGACGTTCGCAAGTACATTCATATTCAGAAAATCGGATACGGCGACGCATTCGAGGTGGAATACGAAGCCGATCCGAACGCGATGGACGGATTCGTTCCGAGATTTATCGTGCAGCCTCTCGTGGAGAACGCGATCATGCACGGGCTGGAGATGTCCAAGGAAACGGGGCTCATCCGTATTCTGGCATCGGCGGAGAAAGGAATCATGCGAATCGTCGTTGAAGACAACGGTATCGGCATGGATCCCGCTCAGGTGTCGGAACTACTGACATCGGATCGCGAGAAGCGTTATCCCGGTCTGAATAGCATAGGCGTGCGCAACGTGCATGAACGCATACAATCCTTCTACGGAGACAGGTACGGTCTATCGTTCGAGACGGCCAAAGGCGCGGGTACGAAAGCGATGATTCATATTCCTTACTCTAACCGTCAGGAAGAGGTGAAACGCGATGTCGTATAAAGCGATGATCGTGGAGGACAATGCCATCTACCGTTATGCGGTCAAAACCATCATCGATTGGCCGGCGAACGGGTTCGATCTGGCCGCCGAAGCGATTAACGGCAAACAAGCGTTGCAATATATGGAAACCGAACGATTCGACCTGATATTAACGGATGTCAGCATGCCGGAGATGGACGGCATCGATCTCATTCAAGCGGTTAAGAGCAAGACGCCGGATACCATTGTCGTCATGCTAAGCTCGTTCGACGACTTCAGGTTCGTTAAGGATTCGCTGAAGCTGGGCGCCCAGGATTATTTGCTCAAGCACGATCTAGAACCGGAGTCGTTGCTTCGGATGCTCGGGCAGGTGAGGGAAAGGCTGGAGCGGAACAGAAGCGCGCATGAGCGCCAAGAGGCCGATCGGATGGAAGCGGAATCGATGTTCATGAAACGGATTATGCTCGGGGAACTGACGAATAAGGACGATATCGACCGAAAAGCGGCAGAACGCGGTTTCTCTATGCGAGAGAGTTCTTACAACGTCATGTTAGTCGTATGCTTGCCGGAATTCGATGCCGACATCGGAGATAACGAAGAGCATGCCAAGAAAAGGATAGAAACCGGAGTCCAGCATTGGTTGCTTGATCAGTCAGGTAACGTTAAAGCGTTGACCGTTGCGTTATCGCCCGGCAAATACGTTATCCTGCTAAGCTTTCGTGGGGGCCGGAACGAGAAGGACATAGGGGATGCAGCCGGCGAATTGGCTAGCGGATTGATAGCCGCCGGTAACCTCATCCATCGATCTCTTTCCGTAGGAATCAACGGGATTAGCGTGGAGTTATCGGAGTTGAAGATGCGCTTGGAACAGACCGAAGCGGCGTTGTACCAAACCGCGTACGAGGGCTGGAACCGGATTTATGCGGTAGATAAAGCGAAACAAGCGGCGATCGATCTCGATCCTGCTTATTTACATCATTGGATGTCGGCGCTTAAGGAAGGAAACTTTGAAGCCGTAGAATCGGCATTGGAAGCTTTGTTCCGTCACGTTAGAACGATTCGGCTGCCCAAACAGGCCATGAGGCAATTGCTGTTTAACGTGTTCGCGCTGCTTGGCGTTCAAGCCGAAGCGCGTAACATCCGGAGTGCAGTGCCCGGAGATTGGCATGGCACGGTCATCCGGGCGCTTGAAAGATTGGATTCCGTCGAGCGGTTGCATGAGCAGGTATTGGCGTATTGCAGAACGGTATTCGAGACGAATCGTTCTAAGAAGGTCTACCGCAAAGAAATTCAACTTGCTATTGCTTTGATCGATGCCCGCTATCGCGAAGATCTCTCGTTGGCAAAGTTATCGCATGAATTGAATTTCAGCGCTAACTACCTGTCCAATCTCTTTCGAGCGGAGACGGGGATGCGGGTGATCGAATATTTGAACCGCGTTCGAATGGACAAAGCTAAGCAACTGCTGGCCGACCCGAGACTCAAAGTATACGAAGTCGCGGAGAAGGTGGGTTACCAGGATACTTCGTATTTCTGCAAAGTATTTAAAGAAGTAACCGGGGTTACCGTATCCGAGTTTCGTAAGATCGGATAGGATTCGAAGAAATTTTACGCCGAAAGTCGTTTTTAGATTCGGAATCGGGAACCTTTTGCTCGCTGCGTTGTCTAATTATCGAGGTGAGCACGATGGCGCAAGATTATTTGAAATACGTATCCAACATGCAGTCCGCGTCATTGCGCGATCTGATGCGGGAGCACGGGCAAGACGTATGGAATTATGCGTTCCTATTGACCAAAAACCACCACGTTTCCGACGATATCGCCCAGGAAGTGTTTTTGCAGGCGTTTCTGCACATTTCCTCGTTCCGCGGGCAGTCGTCCGTGCGAACGTGGTTATTATCGATTACGAGAAACACGGCCTATAACTATAGGAAGTCCGCCTTTATCCGCAAAG
Encoded proteins:
- a CDS encoding response regulator transcription factor; protein product: MSYKAMIVEDNAIYRYAVKTIIDWPANGFDLAAEAINGKQALQYMETERFDLILTDVSMPEMDGIDLIQAVKSKTPDTIVVMLSSFDDFRFVKDSLKLGAQDYLLKHDLEPESLLRMLGQVRERLERNRSAHERQEADRMEAESMFMKRIMLGELTNKDDIDRKAAERGFSMRESSYNVMLVVCLPEFDADIGDNEEHAKKRIETGVQHWLLDQSGNVKALTVALSPGKYVILLSFRGGRNEKDIGDAAGELASGLIAAGNLIHRSLSVGINGISVELSELKMRLEQTEAALYQTAYEGWNRIYAVDKAKQAAIDLDPAYLHHWMSALKEGNFEAVESALEALFRHVRTIRLPKQAMRQLLFNVFALLGVQAEARNIRSAVPGDWHGTVIRALERLDSVERLHEQVLAYCRTVFETNRSKKVYRKEIQLAIALIDARYREDLSLAKLSHELNFSANYLSNLFRAETGMRVIEYLNRVRMDKAKQLLADPRLKVYEVAEKVGYQDTSYFCKVFKEVTGVTVSEFRKIG